The sequence below is a genomic window from Leisingera sp. M658.
ACCGATACCGCAGGGGCGCTGGTAAGCGCACTGGGCGGTTCGGCAGACGCAGACGCAATTGCCGCGGCAGTTGCCGAGCGGACGAAAGGATAAGGACATGCGCAATATTCTCGCCCTTGCCCTGACCTTGGGTGCAGCTTCGCCTGCCTTTGCTGCCGGCGGCGGCCTGGACCTGTCCAACACCAATCTGGTTGTGGGTCTCGGTTTCGTGCTGTTCGTTGGCATTCTGCTGTTTGCCAAAGTGCCGTCGCTGCTCGCAGGCCAGCTGGATAACCGTGCAGAAGGTATCCAGAAGGAGCTGAACGAAGCCCGCGCGCTGCGTGAAGAGGCCCAGACCGTTCTGGCGTCCTATGAGCGTAAGCAGCAGGAAGTTCAGGCCCAGGCAGATCAGATCGTTGCCGCCGCCCGTGACGAAGCTGCCCGCGCAGCGGAACAGGCAAAAGCGGATCTGCAAACCTCCATTGCCCGCCGTCTGGCGGCCGCCGAGGAGCAGATCGCTTCGGCGGAAGCCTCGGCTGTGAAGGAAGTGCGCGATCAGGCGATCACAATCGCTGTTTCTGCGGCGGATCAGGTGATCTCCAAGCAGATGACCGCCGCAGAGGCCAACAAGCTGATCGACGCCGCCATCGCGGATGTGGACGCCAAGCTGCACTGAGTTTGGCAGACACTGTTGAGTTTAAAAAACCCGGCCCAAGCGGCCGGGTTTTTTTGTCTTGCCAGCTGTTGGGGGTAAGTTTCTACCAACACAGCCTTGCGGATACTATTCAATCCGCGCCAAATTGCTTGCAGCCGAATTTTGTCGATTACTGGCCGCGGGCAGTTTTCAACACGGACCTATTGATATGAAACATCTCCGAGTTTGGGCAGTGCGGTTCTTAGGGGCTTATCTCCTAGTTTTGCTAGCAACATTTTTGTTTGCCCTCGGATCAATGAAGTTCAACAGTTTGGCGATCTGGGAACGCAAACTAAACCCATCGACCTTTGTGTTTTGGCAAGGCGGCGAATACTATTCAAATCCGCCGCTTTTTTCGCAAACGATGTCCGATGTGCAGGGGCAATTGACTGCAAGGGAGCCGCGGAGTTTTGAAGATGTAGATATCTGGGTGCTGCTTCTGGATGGTTTCGCAGAAATTAGAAACGTCGAAGTCGCTTTGCAGTTGGGGATCGAAACGGACAAGATCGCGAGAAGACTGCCAAGTCAAACGACCAAGCTTTCAGGTGTAAGCCTAAGCATGCGGCTCCACCCTGTTCCATTTTACGTGAAGCGCAAAAGCGTACTCATCATGAATGCTGAGTTTTTGAGAGAGAACTACAAATTTCAGTGTCTGGACGAGATGGTTTACGGCGCAATGATCGGGCTACGAGATCAAGCGCTGTGGGACAGGTGCGAGGTTAGTTAATCTTCGTCGGAATGAATGGGGTAATTGCTACCCGCATTCACCCCTTCCCCGTTTCATGCTCCAGCCGCTGCCGCGCCACCTCGGCGTTGCGTTCGGCGCGCTGGTGGTCGGTTAGGGCTTGCTTCACATAGTCCAGATGCATCTCCACTGCCGTCCGCGCAGCCTGCGGATCGCGGGCCTGCAGGGCGGCGTTGATGGCGCGGTGCTGCTCCAGCAGCGCCTCATAGGTGGTGTGCTGCTGGAACATGATCCGGCGGTTGTAGAAGACCCCCTCGCGCAGCAGATCGAACATCGAACGCATCATATGCAGCATGATGACGTTGTGGCTGGCGTCCATGATAGCGGAGTGGAACTGAGCGTCGAGCCGGGCCGCTTCCTCGGACACGGCGGGATTGCCGGCCGCCTCCATCTTGTCAAAGATCGTTTGGATCACCTGCAGGTCATAGTCCGACCCGAACCGGGCGGCGCGCTCTGCGGCCAGCCCCTCCATGTCGCGGCGGAAGGAGAGGTAATCAAACACCGCCTCGTCATGGGTGGCGAACAGCTGGATCAGTGCCGGCGAAAAAGCCGATCCCAAAACGTCCCCCACAAACACGCCGGAGCCTGCCTTGGAGGCAAGCAGCCCACGCGCCTGCAACTCGCCGATGGCATCACGCAGGGAGGGGCGGGAGACACCCAGCCGCTCCGCCAGCTCCCGTTCGGCAGGCAGCCGTTCACCAGGTGAGAGGATGCCGCGCAGGATCAGCTGCTCGATCTGCTTAACGACGGAGGCGGAGAGTTTTTCGGGCTGAACTTTCTGAAATGGCATGCGGAGGCTCATCTGAATTGGTCAAATCATATGACCATGGGGGGGGAGGGGCTGCAAGGGCAGGCAGGGATCACGAAGGCTGTAACATTAGGTCAGTATTATTGACATTATTTCGCGCTCTCCTACCGTGGCACCAGATCCCAAGCCAGGAGAGCCAGGATGCAGTTCGACCAGATCATTGCCAGCCGGAACACGCGGATGAAGGCGTCGGAAATCCGCGAATTGCTGAAGCTCTTGGACCAGCCGGATATCATCTCATTTGCTGGCGGCATCCCGGACCCGGCACTGTTTCCGGCGGATGAATTTGCCGAAGCATTCAAGAATGCGCTGACACCGGAACGGCAGGCCATGGCACTGCAGTATTCAGTGAGCGAAGGATATCTGCCGCTGCGTGAATGGATTGTTGAGGAGATGGCGAAGATCGGTATCGCCTGTGATGCGGACAATGTGCTGATCACCTCCGGCTCCCAGCAGGCGCTGGATTATCTCGGCAAGCTGTTCCTGTCGCCGGGGGATACTGCACTGGTCGGCTGGCCTACGTACTTGGGGGCGCTGGCAGCCTTCAACGCCTATGAGCCACGTTATGACCGGCTGTCTTTGAAAGGCAACCGAACGGTGGAAAGTTATGCCGAGGGTGCTGCGGACGCGGGCAGCGCGGTGAAATTCGCCTATCTGTCGCCGGATTTTGCCAACCCAACCGGAGAGACCCTGGACCGTGCCGGGCGGCTGCGGCTGCTGGAATTGGCTGACAGCCTGAAGTGTGCCGTCATCGAAGATGCGGCATACCAGTCGCTGCGCTATGACGGGGAGCCGGTGCCGCCGGTTCTGGCGCTGGAGCTGGAACAGAAGGGCTCGATCGAGGACTGCCGGACGATCTATTGCGGCTCGTTCAGCAAGACCCTTTCGCCGGGTTTGCGGATCGGCTGGGCGGTGGCGGCCAAGCCGGTGATCTCGCAGATGGTGCTGCTGAAGCAGGCGGCGGATCTGCATAGTTCGACAATCAACCAGATGGCAGTCCATGGCGTTGCAGAGGCCCGTTTCGATGCGCATGTGGCGCAGCTGCACGCGGTCTACCAACGCCGCAGGGACGTCATGCTGGCGGCACTGGAGGAGCACATGCCGGAGGGCGTCAGCTGGACCCGGCCTGAGGGCGGCATGTTCGTGTGGATGACCCTGCCGGACCGCATGGATGGGGCGCAGTTGCTGGCCCGTTCTTTGGAGACGGCGAGGGTGGCCTTTGTCCCGGGGCAGGCATTTTTCGCCGATGGCAGCGGTCAGAACACGATCCGGTTGAGCTTTTCCAACTCTAACCATGCGGCGATTGAGGACGGGATTGCCCGGTTGGGGCGGCTGCTGGGCTCAGTCTAAGGCCGGATTGCCCCCGGCTTGGCAAAACACCGCCGGATCCTGCGGGTTATCCACAAGATATGGTGTGGTTTGAGGCAGATTCGCCCCGATTTGGGGATGCAGAGCGTTGACACACACGATAGGAACCGTTGAACTTTCTCGATCCGGAATCACGGAGGGGCAGCTTTGCGGTTTTCCAAGCTCAGGCTGAACGGCTTCAAAAGCTTTGTTGATCCTACGGAACTGGTCATTGCCGATGGGCTGACCGGGGTTGTGGGTCCAAACGGTTGCGGCAAATCCAATCTTCTGGAGGCTTTGCGCTGGGTGATGGGCGAGACCCGCGCCAAGGCAATGCGCGGCGGCGGCATGGAAGATGTGATCTTTGCCGGCACTTCGTCGCGGCCCGCGCGCAACTTTGCCGAAGTCAGCCTGCAAATCGACAATTCTGAACGGCTGGCGCCCTCGGGGTTCAATGAGGCGGACGGGCTGGAAATCGTGCGCCGTATCACGCGCGATGTGGGCAGTGCCTACAAGTCGAACAGCAAGGATGTGCGGGCGCGCGATGTGCAGATGCTGTTTGCCGATGCCTCGACGGGGGCGCATTCGCCGGCGCTGGTGCGGCAGGGGCAGATCGCCGAGCTGATCAACGCCAAGCCCAAGGCACGGCGGCGTATTCTGGAAGAGGCGGCGGGTATTTCCGGCCTTTATCAGCGGCGCCACGAGGCCGAACTGAAACTGAAGAACACCGAGTCCAACCTGCTGCGTGTCGATGACGTGATCGAGCAGCTGGCGGCACAGCTGGCGCAGCTGGCCAAGCAGGCGCGGCAGGCGCAGCGCTACCGCGAGATCGGTGAAAAGCTGCGCCTGGCCGAAGGCATGTTGCTGTACCGCCGCTGGCGCGAAGCGGATGCGTTGCGGCTGGCCTCCGAGGATGAGCTGCGGGCGCGGGTTGAGCAGGCCGCCAAGGCTGAGGCGCTGGTGCGTGCAGCCGCGGCGCAGCGCGGCACGTTTGAAGAAAAGCTGCCGCCCTTGCGTGAAGAAGAGGCGATTGCCGCTGCCATCCTGCAGCGGCTGGTGGTGCAACGGGATTCGCTGGGCGATCAGGAGGCGCAGGCGCGCCAGACCATCGAGCGGCTCAGCAGCCGTGTTGTGCAGCTGGGCAACGACATTGAGCGCGAAGCGGGGCTCAACAAGGACGCCGGCGAAACCATCGAACGGCTGGAGTGGGAGCAGCGCGAGCTGTCCAAGGCCGGCGACGGGCATGACGGCAAGATGGCCGAAGCTGCGGAACTGGCGCGCGATGCCGGCTCGATCTTGCAGGCACGCGAGGATCATCTGGCGCAGGTGACCGAAGATGTGGCCCGTCTGGCGGCTCGCCACCAGTCGGCGCGCCGTGCATTAGAGGATTGCCAACGAGCTTTGGGCCGTTCCGAGGGCGAGGCTGAAAAGGCCCGCGCCGCCAAGGGCGAGGCGCAGGATGCCTTGGAACTGGCGGTGGAGAAATTCGAAACTTCGGTGGCCGCTGAGGAAGAGGCCCGCGAGGCCTCGGAAATGGCTGAAGAGGCGCTGGCCGATGCGGATGAGACCCGCACCGAGACTCAAAGCCGGGAGGCCGAAGCGCGTTCGCAGCGCTCTGAAGCCGAAGGCGGGCTGGGCGCGTTGCGCGCTGAGGTTACAGCGCTGGCCAAACTGGTGGAGCGGGATACCGCCGAGGGTGGGCAGATCCTGGACGAGCTGACAGTGGCTCCGGGGTATGAAAAGGCTCTGGGTGCGGCACTGGCCGATGATCTGCGCGCGCCGCTGGCGGAGGCGGACGGGCCGACGGGCTGGGTGGCGCTGTCCGGTTATGACCATGATGCGCCCCTGCCCGATGGAGTGCAGCCTCTGGCGCTGTTTGTTTCCGGCCCTGATGCCCTGTCCCGCCGGGTGGCGCAGATCGGGCTGGTGGATGGCGATGCGGCAGCAGGGCTGCAAGCGCATCTGACGCCAGGGCAGCGTCTGGTGACGGTTGAGGGTGACTTGTGGCGCTGGGATGGTTACCGCGCCTGGGCCGAGGACGCGCCAAGTGCAGCAGCCCTGCGGCTGGAGCAATTGAATAAGCTGGAAGCGCTGAAGCAGGAGATGGAACGTGTCAGCGCTACTGCGGACGGCGCGCGTGCGGCACATGAGATGCTGTTGCGCAAGCTGGAGGAGGTGACGCTGGCCGACCAGAACGCCCGCCAGGCGCGCCGCGTGGCCGACCAGCGGGTGGCTGACGCCGCGCGTGCGCTGAGCCGTGCCGAGGCGGACCGCAACCTGGCTGAGGCCAAACTTGAGACATTGGGGATTGCCGTCTCCCGCCATGAGGAAGACGCGCTGAGTTCCAGCCTGCAGCTGAAAGAGGCGGAAAAGGCGCTGGGGGATCTCGGCGATCTGGACCAGGCCCGCATTGCGGTTGAGGACATCAAGCAGTCGGTGGAGGCGGCGCGGATCACCATGCTGACGCACCGGTCCTCCCACGATGAATTGCGCCGTGAAGGCGAGGCCCGCACCAAGCGCGCCCAGGAAGTGACCAAGGAGCTGTCCGGCTGGCGCCACCGTCTGGAGAGCGCTGAGGCACGGATCGCAGAATTGGCAGAACGCCGCGAAGCCTCGCAAGAAGAGCTGGAAGAGGCGAATGCGGTCCCGGCTGAGATTGCCGGGAAACGCGAGGAGCTGAACGAGGCGATTTCCGAGGCAGAGCTGCGTAAGTCCGCGGCGACAGAAGCTCTGATTGCAGCCGAGGCCGAACTGCGTGACGCGGTTCACAAGGAACGCGAATGCGAGCGGCTGGCGTCTGAGGCACGCGAAGCACGCGCCCGCTCTGAGGCGCGCAGCGATGCGGCCAAGGAGGCGGTGACCCAGGCCGCGGGCCGCATCATCGAGGCGCAGCAGATCACCCCGCAGGCGTTGCTGGAGAAGCTGGGCGTGTCACCGGATGAAATGCCCGCCTCGGATGACCTGGAACACGACGTGGACCGCTGCAAGCGCCAGCGCGATGCTATGGGTGCAGTGAACTTGCGGGCGGAGGAAGACGCCCGCGGCGTGCAGAACGAGCATGACACGCTGGTCGCCGAGAAGCTGGACCTGGAAGGCGCGGTCAAGACCCTGCGCGATGGGATTGCCAGTCTCAACCGCGAGGGCCGCGAACGGCTGCTGACGGCGTTTGAGCAGGTGAACAGCAGCTTTGCCATGTTGTTCACCCATCTGTTCGGCGGCGGTGAGGCCAATCTGGTGATGGTCGAAAGCGACGATCCGCTGGATGCGGGCCTTGAGATCATGTGCCAGCCGCCAGGCAAGAAGCTGTCGACCCTGTCACTGCTGTCCGGCGGTGAGCAGACGCTGACCGCGATGGCGCTGATCTTTGCGGTTTTCCTGTCGAACCCGGCGCCGATCTGTGTGCTGGACGAGGTCGACGCGCCGCTGGATGACGCCAATGTCACCCGTTTCTGCGACCTGCTGGACGAGATGTGCCGCCAGACTGACACCCGTTTCCTGATCATCACACACCACGCGGTGACAATGGCGCGGATGGACCGGCTGTTTGGGGTCACCATGCAGGAAAAGGGCGTTAGCCAGCTGGTTTCAGTTGACCTGAAGAAAGCAGAGGCGATGGTGGCCTAAGGCAGAGGCACTACTGGGATTGGTGCTTTTGTTTTCGAATTTATTAGTGGAGTGACAAATGAATATGCTCAAAGCAATTGCCGCATCCGTGGTCTTGATGATCCCGGTTGCCGCGGCGGCCCAGAATGTAGTGGCCAAGACCGGCGACAGTGTTGCCGGTTTCTTCAAGGATGAGGGCGCCAAGGTCGAAGTAACCACAGACAGCGTAGGTGATCCCAACCTGAAAGTTGAGTATTACGGCAACGATTTCTCGGTCTATTACTACGGCTGCGACAACAACACCAACTGCGAGGCCATCCAGTTCTTTTCCGGCTATCAGACAGACGGCAGCGTGCGCCTGTCCAAGATCAACGAGTGGAACAATGAAAACCGTTTTGCCCGCGGCTATGTCTCGGAAGAGGGCTCAGCCCGGATCGAAATGGACGTGTTCCTGGGCAAAAAGGGCATGAGCCCGGATGATTTTGCCGAGGCCGTGGGGATCTGGAACCGCGCGATGCAGGATTTCGAAACTTTCATTGACTGGTGAAACCACGAGTCACCGGATCGTGACACCAGCTTAACAAGTGAACCGCTAAGGTAGGGGCATGAAACGGATCATGCCCCTTTTTCTATCTCTGATGGCAGGCAGCGCGTTGGCCGGCGATTGGCCGCTGCGGCCCGGCGACACGGCCTTGGCGCAGGACGAACTGGACGCGCTGCCAGGCCGGTCCTTTCGCTTTTATGATGGCGGAGAGTCGCTGTATGGCAGCGATGGCGCCTATGCTTATACCTACTCGGCGGAGAACGGCGGGGGCACCGCTTGGGGCACTTACCGGATTGCCGCAGATGGCAGCGTCTGCGTGGAATTCGCCAACGGGCTTGGCCGCTGCGATCTGTATGTGCGCAATGGAAGCCGGGTCATCCTGATTACCGAAAAGGGCGAGCGGTTCCCGGTCCGTTAAAGCTTCTGCAGCAGCGCCGGCGTCGGCCAGGCATCAGCGGGCAGGCCAAGGCGGGCTTGCTCTTTTTGCACTGCAATCCGGGTGCGGGCGCCAAGAATGCCGTCGATATCCCCAACGTTATGGCCGCGGGCCTGGAGTATCTGCTGCAACTGCTTCATCTGGGTGCCATTCAGCCCTCTTTCGGGTTGGCCGGCGCTAAAGGCCTCTGCGCCTTTCAGCCGGTTGGCAAAGTAAGCAGCAGTGAGGACATAGGTAAAGCTCTGGTTCCACTCAAAATAGACGTCAAAGTTGGGGTAAGCGAGGAAAGCCGGCCCCTTGTGGCCCTGCGGCAGCAGAAGCGAAGCGCGCAAGGAAGGATCGGGGAGTTTGCCGTCCCGCGCTGAGACGCCCAGACCGCGCCACTGGGCCACGGATTTCTTGCGTCCAGTGCCTGTCAGCGTCAGATCCAGATCCTGGGGGATGATGACCTCTTGCAGCCAGGGCTGGCCCGGTTTCCAACCCAAATGGGACAGCATCCGCGCCCCCGACATCAGCGCGTCGGCGGCAGAGGTTTTCAGGCTGACCTGGCCATCGCCGTCGGCATCGACACCATGATCCAGAATATCTCCGGGCAGCATCTGTACCATGCCGATCTCGCCGGCCCAGGCGCCTGTTGTGCGTTTGGGATCGAAATTGCCCTGGCTGAACAGCTCCAGTGCCGAGAAAACCTGCGGCCGGAAAAGCTCCGGGCGGCGGCAGTCATGCGCCAGGGTGACAAGCGCATCGCGGGTGTTGAAATCGCCCTGATAGCCGCCATAGTCGGTCTCGAAGGCCCAGAACGCCAGCAGCACACCGCGGTCAATGCCATAGGTGTTCTCAATCCGCTGGAAGGTGGCATCATGTTTTTGCGCCATCTGGCGGCCGCGCTTGATCCGGTTTTGCGAGATCAGGTGGCGGGTGAACTCGATGAAAGGTTTTTGGAACACACCCTGGGCACGGTCCGCCTTAAGAACTCGGGCATCTTTGCGGGTGCCCGAGAAGAAGGCGTTGACAGTGGAGGTGTCATACCCGGCCTGCACCGCCTCGTCTTTCATCAGCTTAACAAAATTCTGAAAGCCGCCGCCGCATTGGGCAGTTGCCGCCGCAGGCAGCAGGCTTGCTGCAAGGACGAAGGGCATTAGGCGCATTGTTCCGGCGTTCCTTTGTCTGACCGCTCCCGCAGGGTCTTATGTGCTAGAAAACCGTGGCAATGGCAACCGTCAGGACAAGACCAAGCGCCCAGGTCTGCCACAGCAGGGTCACGGAGCGGGTGATGGTTTCGGCATTGGCGCTTTTGGTACCAAATGCATGGACCCAGGGAAAGTCGCGCATCTGCCCCTCATAAGATCGCGGGCCGGCCAGTGCGGTGTCCAGCGCCCGCGCCATGGCGGCTTCGGGCCAGCCGGCATTGGGCGACCGGTGTTGTCGGGCGTCTGCAGAAATTGCACCCCAGTGGCGCAGCTGGCCGCTGGACAGGGCGATCAGCAACCCAGTAAGGCGGGCCGGGATCAGGTTCAACAGGTCGTCCAGACGGGCGGCGGCCCAGCCGAAATCCTTGTACCGGCTGGTGCGGTAGCCGATCATGCTGTCGGCGGTGTTGACCATCTTGTAAACAATCAGGCCCGGCAACCCGGCAATCAGAAACCAGAATGCAGGGGCGATGACTCCGTCCGACATGTTCTCGGCGCCGCTTTCAATGGCAGAACGGGCGGCTTGCGGCGCCGTCATGGCCGCGGTGTCGCGGCTGACGATCATGGCAACCGCTTGGCGGCCATCCTCCAGGCTGCTGCGCAGGCCCTTGGCAACGGCGGCAACATGTTCGGTCAGCGAACGCTGGGCGATCAGAATGGCTGCCACCAGGATTTCCACCAGCGTGCCGGGCAGCGACAGCAGCTTGCCAGCGATAACACCGCAAAGAACCAGCGCCAACGCGGCCAGCACGCCTTTGCCGCGGCGGTTTTGGCCGGTATTAAGCTTGCGGTCGAAGAAGCCGACTGCCTTGCCCATCAGCACCGCCGGGTGGGTGATACGGGACCACAGCCATTTGGGCTCGCCGAAAACGGCATCCAGCACGAGGGCCACCGCCAGCATGGCCGCGGTGGTCATAGCGCGGCTTCCAGCCGGTCCCAGCCGTCAGCGGGCGGCAGGCCGAGGCGCAGATAGGTTTTGGAATAAGGGAAAATGCGGCTCCAGATGCGGGCGCGGGCAAGTTTGTCCTGCCAGGTAGCGGCATCGTTAACATTGTAGAGGCGGAACAGATCGGTGCCGCCCACCAGGCTGGCGCCCTTGGCAAGCATCATCTCGTCAAGCCGCGCCGCATCCGCCCGGAGCCGGGTGCGGGTGTCTCCGGCCCAGCCGTGGTCCTGCAGGGCCAGCGCGCCAGTTCGCAGGGCCGGGCCGGAGACCGCCCAAGGGCCTTGCCACGTTGACAGAGCGGCGATCAGTTTGGGATCGCCGATCGCAAAGCCCAGCCGCAGGCCGGCGAGGCCCCAGAATTTGCCAAAGCTTTTCAGGACAATCACGCCGGGGCGGGCGGCCATGCGAATCAGGCTCTCCGTTGGGCAGACGTCGCAAAAGCTTTCGTCGATAATAGTGAGCGGTGCGGTGAGTTGATCTTCGCTCCACATCCGGCCGTCGGGGTTGTTCGGATGCACTGCGACACGGGCCTCAGCCGGGCCATCCACGCGGATTTTCCAGCCGCGGGCTTCAAAAGCGGCGGCGTGTTCGTTGTAAGTCGGTTTGGTGATCTGCACCCAGCGCGGCGCGGCCAGCGCAGGCAGGGCTGCGATCAGGGCTGATGCACCGGGGGCAGCCA
It includes:
- a CDS encoding chromosome segregation SMC family protein, yielding MRFSKLRLNGFKSFVDPTELVIADGLTGVVGPNGCGKSNLLEALRWVMGETRAKAMRGGGMEDVIFAGTSSRPARNFAEVSLQIDNSERLAPSGFNEADGLEIVRRITRDVGSAYKSNSKDVRARDVQMLFADASTGAHSPALVRQGQIAELINAKPKARRRILEEAAGISGLYQRRHEAELKLKNTESNLLRVDDVIEQLAAQLAQLAKQARQAQRYREIGEKLRLAEGMLLYRRWREADALRLASEDELRARVEQAAKAEALVRAAAAQRGTFEEKLPPLREEEAIAAAILQRLVVQRDSLGDQEAQARQTIERLSSRVVQLGNDIEREAGLNKDAGETIERLEWEQRELSKAGDGHDGKMAEAAELARDAGSILQAREDHLAQVTEDVARLAARHQSARRALEDCQRALGRSEGEAEKARAAKGEAQDALELAVEKFETSVAAEEEAREASEMAEEALADADETRTETQSREAEARSQRSEAEGGLGALRAEVTALAKLVERDTAEGGQILDELTVAPGYEKALGAALADDLRAPLAEADGPTGWVALSGYDHDAPLPDGVQPLALFVSGPDALSRRVAQIGLVDGDAAAGLQAHLTPGQRLVTVEGDLWRWDGYRAWAEDAPSAAALRLEQLNKLEALKQEMERVSATADGARAAHEMLLRKLEEVTLADQNARQARRVADQRVADAARALSRAEADRNLAEAKLETLGIAVSRHEEDALSSSLQLKEAEKALGDLGDLDQARIAVEDIKQSVEAARITMLTHRSSHDELRREGEARTKRAQEVTKELSGWRHRLESAEARIAELAERREASQEELEEANAVPAEIAGKREELNEAISEAELRKSAATEALIAAEAELRDAVHKERECERLASEAREARARSEARSDAAKEAVTQAAGRIIEAQQITPQALLEKLGVSPDEMPASDDLEHDVDRCKRQRDAMGAVNLRAEEDARGVQNEHDTLVAEKLDLEGAVKTLRDGIASLNREGRERLLTAFEQVNSSFAMLFTHLFGGGEANLVMVESDDPLDAGLEIMCQPPGKKLSTLSLLSGGEQTLTAMALIFAVFLSNPAPICVLDEVDAPLDDANVTRFCDLLDEMCRQTDTRFLIITHHAVTMARMDRLFGVTMQEKGVSQLVSVDLKKAEAMVA
- a CDS encoding threonine-phosphate decarboxylase; this encodes MLELPHENAAPSRDHGGNLGVAMAEFGGTRSDWMDLSTGINPHPYPLPDFTAGDWGALPDADALADLERAARSFWNIPDEAAVLAAPGASALIAALPALAAPRWVQITKPTYNEHAAAFEARGWKIRVDGPAEARVAVHPNNPDGRMWSEDQLTAPLTIIDESFCDVCPTESLIRMAARPGVIVLKSFGKFWGLAGLRLGFAIGDPKLIAALSTWQGPWAVSGPALRTGALALQDHGWAGDTRTRLRADAARLDEMMLAKGASLVGGTDLFRLYNVNDAATWQDKLARARIWSRIFPYSKTYLRLGLPPADGWDRLEAAL
- a CDS encoding YbjN domain-containing protein codes for the protein MNMLKAIAASVVLMIPVAAAAQNVVAKTGDSVAGFFKDEGAKVEVTTDSVGDPNLKVEYYGNDFSVYYYGCDNNTNCEAIQFFSGYQTDGSVRLSKINEWNNENRFARGYVSEEGSARIEMDVFLGKKGMSPDDFAEAVGIWNRAMQDFETFIDW
- a CDS encoding F0F1 ATP synthase subunit B; translation: MRNILALALTLGAASPAFAAGGGLDLSNTNLVVGLGFVLFVGILLFAKVPSLLAGQLDNRAEGIQKELNEARALREEAQTVLASYERKQQEVQAQADQIVAAARDEAARAAEQAKADLQTSIARRLAAAEEQIASAEASAVKEVRDQAITIAVSAADQVISKQMTAAEANKLIDAAIADVDAKLH
- a CDS encoding FadR/GntR family transcriptional regulator; amino-acid sequence: MPFQKVQPEKLSASVVKQIEQLILRGILSPGERLPAERELAERLGVSRPSLRDAIGELQARGLLASKAGSGVFVGDVLGSAFSPALIQLFATHDEAVFDYLSFRRDMEGLAAERAARFGSDYDLQVIQTIFDKMEAAGNPAVSEEAARLDAQFHSAIMDASHNVIMLHMMRSMFDLLREGVFYNRRIMFQQHTTYEALLEQHRAINAALQARDPQAARTAVEMHLDYVKQALTDHQRAERNAEVARQRLEHETGKG
- a CDS encoding lytic murein transglycosylase codes for the protein MRLMPFVLAASLLPAAATAQCGGGFQNFVKLMKDEAVQAGYDTSTVNAFFSGTRKDARVLKADRAQGVFQKPFIEFTRHLISQNRIKRGRQMAQKHDATFQRIENTYGIDRGVLLAFWAFETDYGGYQGDFNTRDALVTLAHDCRRPELFRPQVFSALELFSQGNFDPKRTTGAWAGEIGMVQMLPGDILDHGVDADGDGQVSLKTSAADALMSGARMLSHLGWKPGQPWLQEVIIPQDLDLTLTGTGRKKSVAQWRGLGVSARDGKLPDPSLRASLLLPQGHKGPAFLAYPNFDVYFEWNQSFTYVLTAAYFANRLKGAEAFSAGQPERGLNGTQMKQLQQILQARGHNVGDIDGILGARTRIAVQKEQARLGLPADAWPTPALLQKL
- the cbiB gene encoding adenosylcobinamide-phosphate synthase CbiB; the protein is MTTAAMLAVALVLDAVFGEPKWLWSRITHPAVLMGKAVGFFDRKLNTGQNRRGKGVLAALALVLCGVIAGKLLSLPGTLVEILVAAILIAQRSLTEHVAAVAKGLRSSLEDGRQAVAMIVSRDTAAMTAPQAARSAIESGAENMSDGVIAPAFWFLIAGLPGLIVYKMVNTADSMIGYRTSRYKDFGWAAARLDDLLNLIPARLTGLLIALSSGQLRHWGAISADARQHRSPNAGWPEAAMARALDTALAGPRSYEGQMRDFPWVHAFGTKSANAETITRSVTLLWQTWALGLVLTVAIATVF
- a CDS encoding PLP-dependent aminotransferase family protein produces the protein MQFDQIIASRNTRMKASEIRELLKLLDQPDIISFAGGIPDPALFPADEFAEAFKNALTPERQAMALQYSVSEGYLPLREWIVEEMAKIGIACDADNVLITSGSQQALDYLGKLFLSPGDTALVGWPTYLGALAAFNAYEPRYDRLSLKGNRTVESYAEGAADAGSAVKFAYLSPDFANPTGETLDRAGRLRLLELADSLKCAVIEDAAYQSLRYDGEPVPPVLALELEQKGSIEDCRTIYCGSFSKTLSPGLRIGWAVAAKPVISQMVLLKQAADLHSSTINQMAVHGVAEARFDAHVAQLHAVYQRRRDVMLAALEEHMPEGVSWTRPEGGMFVWMTLPDRMDGAQLLARSLETARVAFVPGQAFFADGSGQNTIRLSFSNSNHAAIEDGIARLGRLLGSV